The Terriglobales bacterium genome includes a region encoding these proteins:
- a CDS encoding DUF4338 domain-containing protein, with protein MIRQLIAEHPQASRRALSQKLCVAWNWRQPNGALRDMVCRGLMLALQRAGHIELPKVRHVPPNPLAHRGAARVKPSLASVDTTPLCARLAELKPIELRPVRRTGEEPLFNSLLEHYHYLGYTQPVGEHLKYLAYAQGRPIACLAWSSAPRHLGARDRFIGWSAQARRENIRFLAYNTRFLILPFVQIPHLASHLLGRMARMLPGDWERCYGHPVYFLETFVDPQRFRGTCYRAANWQALGRTAGLGKDAPNKTPNRPFKEVLAYPLIPDFRERLGQTG; from the coding sequence TTGATCCGCCAGTTGATCGCCGAGCATCCGCAAGCGAGCCGGCGGGCACTGTCGCAGAAGTTGTGCGTGGCCTGGAACTGGCGGCAACCCAATGGGGCACTGCGCGACATGGTGTGCCGGGGACTCATGCTGGCGCTGCAGCGCGCGGGGCACATCGAACTGCCGAAGGTCCGCCATGTTCCGCCCAATCCGCTGGCCCACCGTGGCGCTGCGCGCGTCAAGCCCAGCCTGGCGAGCGTGGATACCACACCGTTGTGCGCCCGCCTGGCCGAACTCAAGCCCATCGAGCTTCGCCCGGTGCGGCGTACCGGCGAGGAGCCGCTCTTCAACAGTCTGCTCGAACACTACCATTACCTGGGTTACACCCAACCGGTCGGCGAGCACCTCAAATATCTGGCGTATGCTCAGGGCCGGCCCATCGCCTGTCTGGCCTGGTCCTCGGCGCCGCGCCATCTGGGCGCCCGCGACCGCTTCATCGGCTGGTCGGCGCAGGCTCGACGCGAGAACATCCGTTTTCTGGCCTACAATACCCGCTTCCTCATTCTGCCCTTCGTCCAGATCCCGCACTTGGCTTCGCATCTCTTGGGCCGCATGGCCCGGATGCTGCCCGGCGACTGGGAACGGTGCTATGGCCATCCGGTGTATTTCCTGGAAACCTTCGTCGATCCGCAGCGGTTCCGCGGCACCTGCTACCGCGCCGCCAACTGGCAAGCGCTCGGCCGCACCGCGGGACTGGGCAAGGACGCGCCGAACAAAACGCCCAATCGCCCGTTCAAGGAAGTGCTGGCGTATCCGCTCATCCCGGATTTCCGCGAGCGGTTGGGGCAGACCGGATGA